The following are encoded together in the Glycine max cultivar Williams 82 chromosome 8, Glycine_max_v4.0, whole genome shotgun sequence genome:
- the LOC100818309 gene encoding glycosyl hydrolase 5 family protein, which yields MGRWRPSTLVFTILSAPIIIIIALLSSGGTTTVEDVDNDHTMAVTGLLHTDSRWILNQGGQRVKLACVNWVSHLEVAVAEGLSKKPVDAISKGIKSMGFNCVRLTWPTLLATNDSLASLSVRRSFQSLGLLESVAGVQTNNPSIIDLPLIQAFQAVVKSLGDNDVMVILDNHLTNPGWCCGYSDGNGFFGDKFFNPDQWIFGLTKMATLFNGVTNVVGMSLRNELRGPKQNVNDWYKYMVKGAEAVHAANPDVLVILSGINFDTSLSFIRDRPVSLTFKGKLVFEVHRYGFTDGGAWADGNPNQVCGKVTADIKQTSTFLVDQGWPLFVSEFGGDLRGTNVNDNRYLNCFLALVAELDLDWAYWTLVGSYYFREGVIGMEEFYGLLTWDWTQVRSTSFLNRISALQIPFRGPGIIEGSAYKLIFHPLTGLCVISKSQLTSLTLGPCSSSDAWTYTPQKTLLINNTNFCIHAEQEGKPATLSITCSDANSKWEMISDSNMHLSSKLSDGSNLCLDVDDNNIIVTTACKCLNQDKTCDPASQWFKLIDSGRRSISTTSTLSMLNSPDILWQPLSSI from the exons ATGGGTAGGTGGAGGCCGAGCACGTTGGTTTTCACTATTCTCTCTGcgccaataataataataatagcattGCTCTCCTCCGGAGGAACCACCACGGTGGAAGACGTCGACAATGATCACACAATGGCTGTGACGGGTCTGCTTCACACGGATTCCCGATGGATCCTCAACCAAGGTGGGCAAAGGGTGAAGCTTGCATGTGTGAATTGGGTATCCCATTTGGAAGTTGCGGTGGCCGAAGGGCTCAGCAAAAAGCCCGTAGATGCGATTTCAAAGGGAATAAAGTCCATGGGCTTCAACTGTGTCAGGCTCACTTGGCCCACACTTTTGGCCACCAACGACTCTCTCGCTTCTCTCAGCGTTAGACGTTCTTTTCAGAGCCTTGGCCTCCTTGAATCCGTTGCTGGTGTCCAAACCAACAACCCCTCCATCATCGACCTTCCCCTCATCCAAGCTTTTCAG GCAGTGGTGAAGAGTCTCGGGGACAACGATGTGATGGTGATTTTGGACAACCACCTGACCAACCCAGGATGGTGCTGTGGTTACTCCGACGGCAATGGCTTCTTCGGTGACAAATTTTTCAACCCAGACCAGTGGATATTCGGCCTCACCAAGATGGCCACCCTTTTCAATGGTGTCACTAATGTCGTGGGCATGAGCTTGAGGAATGAGCTCCGGGGGCCCAAACAGAATGTCAACGATTGGTACAA GTACATGGTGAAGGGAGCAGAAGCTGTTCATGCAGCAAATCCAGATGTTCTAGTCATTCTATCTGGGATAAATTTTGACACAAGCTTGTCATTCATTCGGGACAGACCAGTGAGCCTCACGTTCAAAGGGAAGCTAGTATTTGAGGTGCACAGGTATGGCTTCACTGATGGTGGAGCTTGGGCTGATGGGAACCCAAACCAAGTATGTGGAAAAGTGACTGCAGATATAAAGCAAACATCTACCTTCTTAGTGGACCAAGGATGGCCATTGTTTGTGAGTGAATTTGGTGGAGACTTGAGAGGTACCAATGTGAATGACAATCGATACCTTAACTGTTTTCTGGCACTGGTAGCTGAGCTTGACTTGGATTGGGCCTATTGGACTCTTGTTGGTAGTTACTACTTTAGAGAAGGGGTTATAGGAATGGAAGAGTTTTATGGCCTTCTCACTTGGGATTGGACTCAGGTTAGGAGTACCAGTTTCTTAAATAGAATCTCTGCCCTCCAAATTCCATTTCGAG GACCAGGCATCATAGAAGGCAGTGCATACAAACTGATATTCCACCCTTTGACAGGTCTCTGTGTCATAAGTAAATCACAGCTAACATCACTAACGTTGGGTCCTTGCTCTTCTTCTGATGCCTGGACATACACACCTCAAAAGACCCTATTGATAAACAATACAAATTTCTGCATACATGCAGAGCAAGAAGGAAAGCCTGCAACACTTAGCATAACATGCTCAGATGCTAACTCTAAATGGGAAATGATCTCAGATTCGAACATGCACCTTTCATCTAAACTAAGCGACGGTTCTAATTTATGTCTAGACGTAGATGATAACAACATCATTGTGACCACTGCTTGTAAATGCTTGAACCAAGATAAGACATGTGACCCTGCAAGCCAATGGTTCAAACTTATTGATAGCGGAAGGAGGTCAATCTCGACAACCTCAACATTATCCATGCTGAATTCACCGGACATTTTGTGGCAACCATTGAGCTCTATATAA